In Rhizobium sp. BG4, the genomic stretch AGATCGGGTTCAGCCCGGAGATTTCGGTCGGTGCGCAACCGGCGAAATCATTCGTCAAGTTGGTTCCCCAGCCGAAGCTCATGCGGACCCGTCCCTCGAAATGCTTGTAGGTGTCGATGATCGCGTCGACATCCAGACCATCCGAGAAGATCAGAAGCTTCTGGCGCGGATCGCGGCCCATCTTCTTCCACCACTCGATGATCTTCTCACCGCCCTCGACCGGCGGCGCGCTGTCCGGACGGAAGCCGGTCCAGTCGGCAACCCATTCCGGCGCGTCGCGCAGGAAGGCCGTGGTGCCGAAAGCATCCGGCAGGACGATCAGCAGGTTGCCGCCATAGAGGCGGTTCCAGTCGCGCAGCACCTTGTAGGGCGCCTTGGCAAGGTCGTCGTCCGTCTGCGCGAGCGCGGCTGCGACCATCGGCAGTTCGTGGGCATTGGTGCCGACGGCTTCCAGATCGGAGTCCATGGCGAGCAGAACATTGCTGGTACCGGTAAAGGCCGGGCCGATGCCTTCCTTCAGCGCCTCGACGCACCAGCGCTGCCACAGGAAGCTGTGACGACGGCGCGTGCCGAAATCGGAAATCCTGAGACCCGGGAGTTCCTTCAATCGCTCGACCTTGGTCCACATCCTGGCCTTGGCACGGGCATAGAGAACATCGAGCGTGAAGGGACCGAGCGCCTTCATCGCCGAGCGCGAGCGCAGTTCGTTGATGATCGCCAACGCCGGGATTTCCCACATCGTCGTCTCCTTCCAGGAGCCGTGGAAATCCAGAACGTACTGGCCATCCTTCTTGGAGAGCTCGTATTCCGGCAGCTGGAAATGCGAGAACCAGGCGAGGAATTCAGGCTCGAAAATCTGGGCGCGGCCATAGAAGCTGTTACCGGCGAGCCAGATCATCTCCTTCTTGGAAAGACGCAGCGTGCGCGCGTGATCCAGTTGTTCGCGCAACTCGCCCTCGTCGATCTCTTCGGCGAGGAATACCCGCTTCGTGCGGTTGATCAGCGTGAAGGTTGCGTTGACGTCGGGATAGAGCTTCCAGATCATCTGCAGCATCAGAAGCTTGTAGAAGTCCGTATCGATCAGGCTGCGGACGATCGGGTCCAGCTTCCAGGCGTGATTGTAAACGCGTCTTGCGATATCG encodes the following:
- the pncB gene encoding nicotinate phosphoribosyltransferase encodes the protein MAKTDIARRVYNHAWKLDPIVRSLIDTDFYKLLMLQMIWKLYPDVNATFTLINRTKRVFLAEEIDEGELREQLDHARTLRLSKKEMIWLAGNSFYGRAQIFEPEFLAWFSHFQLPEYELSKKDGQYVLDFHGSWKETTMWEIPALAIINELRSRSAMKALGPFTLDVLYARAKARMWTKVERLKELPGLRISDFGTRRRHSFLWQRWCVEALKEGIGPAFTGTSNVLLAMDSDLEAVGTNAHELPMVAAALAQTDDDLAKAPYKVLRDWNRLYGGNLLIVLPDAFGTTAFLRDAPEWVADWTGFRPDSAPPVEGGEKIIEWWKKMGRDPRQKLLIFSDGLDVDAIIDTYKHFEGRVRMSFGWGTNLTNDFAGCAPTEISGLNPISVVCKVSDANGRPAVKLSDNPQKATGEPAEVERYLKFFGAEDRVDQEVFV